In Elephas maximus indicus isolate mEleMax1 chromosome 7, mEleMax1 primary haplotype, whole genome shotgun sequence, the following proteins share a genomic window:
- the LOC126080530 gene encoding olfactory receptor 8K5-like → MDQKNLTVMTEFILIGVTRCPELQLPLFGVFLLIYMITVMGNLGLIILTKVDSRLHTPMYFFIRHLAVIDLGNSTVICPKMLVNFVVNQNTISYYECATQLAFFLLFIISEFFILSAMAYDRCVAICNPLLYNVIMSPRRCHVLVGIAYLYSTFQSLMFTIKIFTLTFCGSNVVSHFYCDDVPLIPMLCSNAQEVQLLIIMFSAFNLISTLLVVLLSYLLILIAIFRVHSAEGRKKAFSTSGSHLTVVVVFYGTLLFMYLQPKSPHSFETEKIASVFYTLVIPMLNPLIYSLRNKEVKNAFHRIVKNP, encoded by the coding sequence ATGGACCAAAAGAACCTAACGGTGATGACTGAATTCATTCTTATTGGAGTCACAAGGTGCCCTGAACTGCAGCTGCCCCTTTTTGGGGTCTTCCTCCTCATCTACATGATCACAGTGATGGGAAACCTAGGCCTGATCATCCTGACCAAGGTGGACTCCCGCCTACACActcctatgtattttttcatcaGACACCTAGCCGTCATTGATCTTGGTAATTCTACTGTCATTTGTCCCAAGATGCTGGTAAATTTTGTTGTGAATCAAAATACCATTTCTTATTATGAATGTGCCACCCAGCtggctttcttccttttgttcatTATCAGTGAATTTTTCATCCTGTcggccatggcctatgaccgctgtgtggccatctgtaaccctctgctctacaatGTTATCATGTCCCCAAGACGTTGCCATGTGCTTGTGGGTATTGCGTACCTCTACAGTACCTTTCAGTCTCTGATGTTCACCATTAAGATTTTCACATTGACCTTCTGTGGCTCTAATGTCGTCAGTCATTTCTACTGTGATGATGTCCCTTTGATACCTATGCTCTGCTCAAATGCACAAGAGGTACAGCTGTTGATCATAATGTTTTCAGCATTTAATCTGATTTCCACCTTGTTGGTTGTCCTGCTATCCTACCTGCTGATTCTGATAGCCATATTTCGAGTGCATTCTGCTGAGGGCAGGAAAAAAGCTTTCTCCACATCCGGTTCTCATCTGACAGTGGTGGTTGTGTTCTATGGGACTCtacttttcatgtatttgcaGCCCAAATCTCCTCATTCATTTGAAACTGAGAAAATAGCCTCAGTGTTTTACACTTTAGTCATTCCCATGCTTAACCCCTTGATCTACAGCTTAAggaacaaagaagtaaaaaatgCCTTCCACAGGATCGTTAAGAATCCATGA